A DNA window from Mycobacterium sp. IDR2000157661 contains the following coding sequences:
- a CDS encoding 16S rRNA (uracil(1498)-N(3))-methyltransferase: MTRALFYVDALPPAGDLAVVDGDEGFHAANVRRIRVGERLDLSDGAGALASCVVEDVGRGRLAARVLDRRTVPPGRPTVTVVQALPKSDRAELAVELATEAGADAFVAWQASRCVARWDGAAKVDKGLRRWAAVARSAARQSRRAHIPPVSGPLSTAELLSSLAGDGSVVLVLHESATRRLTEVPVAGADSLSLVVGPEGGIADDELTAFDELGATVVRLGPTVLRTSTAAAVALGALGVLTSRWS, encoded by the coding sequence GTGACCCGCGCGCTGTTCTACGTGGACGCGCTGCCGCCCGCCGGCGACCTCGCCGTCGTGGACGGGGATGAGGGCTTCCACGCGGCCAACGTGCGCCGGATCCGCGTCGGCGAGCGGCTCGACCTCAGTGACGGCGCCGGCGCGCTGGCCTCATGCGTCGTCGAAGACGTCGGCAGGGGCAGGCTGGCGGCGCGGGTGCTGGACCGTCGCACCGTCCCGCCAGGGAGGCCCACCGTGACCGTGGTGCAGGCCCTGCCCAAATCGGATCGCGCCGAACTGGCCGTCGAGCTGGCCACCGAGGCCGGTGCCGACGCCTTCGTGGCGTGGCAGGCGTCGCGCTGTGTCGCCAGGTGGGACGGCGCCGCCAAGGTCGACAAGGGCCTGCGGCGCTGGGCCGCGGTGGCCCGGTCGGCGGCCCGGCAGTCGCGGCGCGCACACATCCCACCGGTCAGCGGCCCGTTGTCGACGGCCGAGCTGTTGTCGTCGCTTGCCGGTGACGGCTCCGTCGTGCTTGTGCTCCACGAGTCGGCGACGCGTCGGCTGACCGAGGTGCCGGTGGCCGGCGCGGACTCGCTGAGCCTGGTCGTCGGTCCCGAAGGCGGCATCGCCGACGACGAGCTGACCGCGTTCGACGAGCTGGGGGCGACGGTGGTCCGGCTGGGCCCCACGGTGCTGCGCACCTCGACGGCCGCGGCGGTCGCCCTGGGCGCGCTCGGCGTCCTCACCTCCAGGTGGTCGTGA